In Malus sylvestris chromosome 15, drMalSylv7.2, whole genome shotgun sequence, a single genomic region encodes these proteins:
- the LOC126605967 gene encoding uncharacterized protein LOC126605967 isoform X1, translating to MATSSKFDLSSGSPDRPLYTSGQRGSHIATALDRSGSFRESIENPILSSLPNMSRSTSAITQGDVTNFFQCLRFDQKLVAPEHKSSRQGDLKRFVSVALNVSPDESPSASVKGKLLPSPIPEEIKRVKAGLRESSIKARERVKTFNEYLSAFNKVFPSVPSKKRSRTEGFSNERSSSVLSSDRSVLGTNMGKIGIQSHTVTGGFELEQQKSEERTKNSIPNKRTRTALVDMRMDVRSTSLVRPSVIVDRDREMLRLASSGAVQGEDRNLSNSVDGWEKSKMKKKRSGIKPDASPSMVSSKPIDGYRETKQGMQQRPVNDVRSRSNIDSHGFRPGVTNGVVGVGKLDGILQPTGLGFRSSIPKTEPDNPSLITDKRDRPIGTDKERANHRAVNKASVRDDFNSASPTSSTKMNASVRAPRSGSGVAPKLSPVVNRANVPNDWEISHCTNKPPAAVGANNRKRMSSARSSSPPVAQWAGQRPQKISRTARRSNFVPIVSSNEETTPMDSPSDVTGSDIGLGFTKRLPGSSTQQVKLKADPLSSAALSESEESGAAEIKSRDKGKKTDEIDEKVGQNVQKVSTLVLPSRKNKLVTGEDLGDGVRRQGRTGRGFGSTRTLMPMTVEKVGNVGTAKQLRSSRLGFDKSESKAGRPPTRRLSDRKPYTRQKHTAINAAADFVVGSGDGHEELLAAANAVVNSARCFSSTFWTQMEPYFSLLSDADIAFLKQQGNIESYVTTPAQVPSSVDGSTTVANGHERVECEPRRGDFRPEQFVPGTGDHAAIPLCQRLLAALIAEEDSSSVNEDVTFDSYGVDFDLDAEVESNGLDYQSQDNIQFAGHTAFNGYRITGKPEYDEPGVVGIPNKAINSDFGHSRNGFLSDPAVMPGLSCSEFQYGNMSFDEKLLLEVQSVGIFPELEPDMTQTEDEGIDEEIRKLEEKHHEQVSMKKGLLDRLMRSASIAEEFREKELEQRALDKLVGMAYEKYMNSWGPNATGGKSSSNKMAKQASLAFVKRTLDRCHEFEKTGKSCFSEPLYRDILLSGTGQAEAIAEGGSASRVSASMGSQPSISQFSQNVDNLNVILSDVLQPLNNLTEQTAGREETWSNRVKKRELSLDAVGNNIGTSNAASGMGGSLTSSAKGKRSERDRDGKGHNREVQSRNGTTKSGRPAVSNVKGERKSKTKPKQKTQLSISVNGLLGKPSEQPKPALPSGSKSGEMTTSNNAKDKDEFAMDVMEDPIDLSHLQLPGMDVLGGPDDIDGQGQDLGSWLNIDDDNLQDHDFMGLEIPMDDLSDLNMMV from the exons ATGGCAACTTCTAGCAAGTTTGATCTCTCGTCTGGTAGCCCGGATAGACCATTATACACCAGTGGACAGCGAGGATCCCACATAGCTACTGCATTGGATAGATCTGGTAGCTTTCGTGAAAGCATTGAAAATCCAATTTTATCTTCACTTCCAAACATGTCAAGAAGCACGTCTGCAATAACACAAGGAGATGTAACGAACTTCTTCCAGTGTTTGCGCTTTGATCAAAAGTTGGTTGCTCCAGAGCACAAGTCTAGCAGACAAGGGGACTTGAAAAGATTTGTGAGTGTCGCTCTTAATGTTTCACCTGATGAATCTCCATCTGCTTCAGTAAAAGGAAAGTTGCTACCATCTCCTATTCCGGAGGAAATAAAACGAGTTAAGGCTGGTCTGCGTGAAAGCTCTATTAAGGCCAG GGAACGTGTAAAAACTTTCAATGAATACTTATCTGCGTTCAACAAGGTTTTCCCAAGCGTACCATctaagaagagatcaagaaCAGAAGGCTTTTCTAATGAACGTTCTAGTTCAGTGTTATCGAGTGATCGGTCAGTCCTGGGGACAAATATGGGCAAGATTGGTATTCAGAGTCATACTGTCACTGGTGGTTTCGAACTTGAGCAGCAAAAGTCTGAAGAAAGGACTAAGAACTCTATCCCGAACAAACGCACTCGTACTGCTTTGGTGGATATGAGG ATGGATGTGCGGAGTACTTCTCTTGTGCGGCCATCCGTGATTGTAGACAGGGATAGGGAAATGCTGAGGCTTGCAAGTAGTGGTGCAGTTCAGGGAGaggatcgaaatttatctaataGTGTTGATGGCTGGGAAAAgtcaaaaatgaagaagaagcgtTCTGGGATAAAGCCAGATGCTTCTCCAAGTATGGTATCCAGTAAACCAATTGATGGCTACCGTGAAACTAAACAGGGAATGCAGCAGAGGCCTGTGAATGATGTGCGTTCAAGGTCAAATATTGACTCCCATGGGTTCAG GCCAGGAGTCACTAATGGAGTTGTTGGAGTCGGAAAGTTAGACGGAATCTTGCAACCAACTGGCTTGGGCTTTCGTTCATCCATCCCTAAGACTGAACCAGACAACCCTTCCCTTATCACTGATAAGAGAGATCGCCCTATTGGTACAGATAAGGAAAGGGCGAACCACAGAGCTGTTAATAA GGCAAGTGTCCGTGATGATTTCAATTCAGCGAGTCCTACCTCAAGCACAAAGATGAATGCTTCTGTTCGGGCTCCACGATCAGGCTCAGGTGTGGCACCCAAGTTGTCCCCAGTTGTTAATCGAGCAAATGTTCCTAATGATTGGGAAATTTCTCATTGTACGAACAAGCCCCCTGCTGCCGTTGGAGCTAACAATCGCAAACGCATGTCATCAGCACGATCTTCATCTCCACCTGTTGCTCAATGGGCTGGCCAGAGACCACAAAAGATCTCCCGTACTGCAAGGCGATCAAATTTTGTTCCTATTGTTTCAAGTAATGAGGAAACCACTCCTATGGATAGTCCATCTGATGTTACTGGTAGTGACATTGGGCTGGGATTTACCAAACGCCTGCCTGGAAGTTCTACTCAGCAGGTTAAGTTAAAAGCTGATCCTTTGTCTTCTGCTGCACTATCCGAAAGCGAGGAGTCGGGAGCTGCTGAGATTAAATCCAGAGATAAAGGCAAAAAGACTGATGAGATAGATGAGAAAGTTGGACAGAATGTTCAAAAGGTGTCCACTCTGGTCTTGCCATCAAGAAAGAATAAGCTGGTTACtggggaagaccttggagatgGTGTTCGGAGGCAAGGGAGGACAGGGCGAGGTTTTGGTTCCACAAGGACTCTCATGCCAATGACGGTTGAGAAGGTTGGAAATGTTGGAACAGCAAAACAGCTAAGAAGTTCCAGACTTGGTTTTGACAAGAGTGAAAG CAAGGCAGGCCGACCGCCAACTAGGAGACTCTCTGATCGAAAGCCCTATACACGTCAAAAGCACACAGCAATCAATGCAGCGGCAGATTTTGTCG TTGGATCAGGTGATGGTCATGAAGAGCTTTTGGCTGCTGCAAATGCTGTTGTTAATTCTG CTCGTTGCTTCTCCAGTACATTTTGGACGCAAATGGAGCCATATTTTAGTTTGCTATCTGATGCCGACATAGCTTTCCTGAAGCAACAG GGCAACATTGAATCTTATGTGACAACTCCAGCTCAAGTTCCTTCTAGTGTAGATGGTAGCACTACTGTTGCTAATGGGCATGAAAGAGTTGAATGTGAACCAAGGAGAGGTGACTTTCGTCCAGAACAATTTGTCCCAGGAACTGGAGATCATGCTGCAATTCCCCTCTGTCAGAGACTCTTAGCAGCGTTGATTGCAGAGGAGGATTCTAGCAGTGTAAATGAAGACGTTACATTTGATTCATATGGAGTTGATTTCGATCTGGATGCAGAGGTGGAATCCAATGGTTTGGATTATCAATCACAAGATAACATTCAGTTTGCTGGGCATACTGCTTTTAATGGTTATAGGATTACTGGGAAACCAGAATATGATGAGCCAGGTGTAGTGGGCATCCCAAACAAAGCAATCAATTCGGACTTTGGTCATTCACGAAATGGTTTCCTTTCAGACCCAGCAGTGATGCCTGGACTGTCCTGTTCAGAATTTCAGTATGGTAACATGTCGTTTGATGAAAAACTTCTCCTGGAGgttcaaagtgttggaatttttCCTGAACTAGAG CCTGATATGACACAGACGGAGGATGAAGGAATTGATGAGGAAATCAGGAAACTAGAGGAGAAGCACCATGAACAG GTCTCCATGAAGAAAGGCTTGCTTGATAGACTGATGAGGTCTGCCTCCATAGCAGAAGAATTCCGAGAAAA GGAGCTTGAACAGCGTGCCCTTGACAAACTTGTTGGAATGGCTTACGAAAAGTATATG AATTCTTGGGGTCCTAATGCTACTGGTGGGAAAAGCTCCAGTAATAAAATGGCCAAGCAAGCTTCCTTAGCATTTGTTAAGCGGACGTTAGACCGATGTCATGAATttgaaaagacagggaaaagcTGTTTCAGTGAACCCTTATATAGGGATATACTTCTTTCTGGCACGGGACAAGCAGAGGCTATTGCAGAGGGTGGTAGTGCCTCCAGAGTTTCCG CTTCCATGGGTTCCCAGCCAAGCATTTCACAGTTTAGTCAGAATGTGGATAATCTTAATGTCATCCTTTCAGATGTGCTTCAACCTTTAAATAACTTAACTGAACAAACTGCTGGTAGAGAAGAGACGTGGTCCAACAGGGTCAAGAAGAGGGAATTATCACTTGATGCCGTAGGGAATAATATTGGAACTTCAAATGCTGCATCGGGTATGGGAGGTTCTTTAACGAGCAGTGCAAAAGGAAAGAGGAGTGAGAGGGATAGAGACGGAAAAGGGCACAACAGGGAGGTGCAGTCTAGAAATGGAACTACAAAAAGTGGTCGGCCAGCGGTATCTAATGTCAAGGGGGAAAGAAAGTCAAAGACGAAGCCTAAGCAGAAAACTCAACTATCTATTTCAGTGAATGGCCTCCTTGGCAAGCCATCAGAGCAACCTAAACCAGCATTGCCATCTGGATCAAAGTCAGGTGAAATGACTACCAGTAACAATGCCAAGGATAAGGATGAGTTTGCCATGGATGTAATGGAGGACCCCATTGACCTGTCTCACCTGCAATTACCGGGAATGGATGTATTGGGTGGCCCTGATGATATTGATGGCCAAGGACAGGATTTGGGTTCGTGGTTGAATATCGATGATGACAATTTACAAGATCATGATTTTATGGGTCTTGAAATTCCAATGGATGACCTCTCAGACTTAAATATGATGGTTTGA
- the LOC126605967 gene encoding uncharacterized protein LOC126605967 isoform X2, which yields MATSSKFDLSSGSPDRPLYTSGQRGSHIATALDRSGSFRESIENPILSSLPNMSRSTSAITQGDVTNFFQCLRFDQKLVAPEHKSSRQGDLKRFVSVALNVSPDESPSASVKGKLLPSPIPEEIKRVKAGLRESSIKARERVKTFNEYLSAFNKVFPSVPSKKRSRTEGFSNERSSSVLSSDRSVLGTNMGKIGIQSHTVTGGFELEQQKSEERTKNSIPNKRTRTALVDMRMDVRSTSLVRPSVIVDRDREMLRLASSGAVQGEDRNLSNSVDGWEKSKMKKKRSGIKPDASPSMVSSKPIDGYRETKQGMQQRPVNDVRSRSNIDSHGFRPGVTNGVVGVGKLDGILQPTGLGFRSSIPKTEPDNPSLITDKRDRPIGTDKERANHRAVNKASVRDDFNSASPTSSTKMNASVRAPRSGSGVAPKLSPVVNRANVPNDWEISHCTNKPPAAVGANNRKRMSSARSSSPPVAQWAGQRPQKISRTARRSNFVPIVSSNEETTPMDSPSDVTGSDIGLGFTKRLPGSSTQQVKLKADPLSSAALSESEESGAAEIKSRDKGKKTDEIDEKVGQNVQKVSTLVLPSRKNKLVTGEDLGDGVRRQGRTGRGFGSTRTLMPMTVEKVGNVGTAKQLRSSRLGFDKSESKAGRPPTRRLSDRKPYTRQKHTAINAAADFVGDGHEELLAAANAVVNSARCFSSTFWTQMEPYFSLLSDADIAFLKQQGNIESYVTTPAQVPSSVDGSTTVANGHERVECEPRRGDFRPEQFVPGTGDHAAIPLCQRLLAALIAEEDSSSVNEDVTFDSYGVDFDLDAEVESNGLDYQSQDNIQFAGHTAFNGYRITGKPEYDEPGVVGIPNKAINSDFGHSRNGFLSDPAVMPGLSCSEFQYGNMSFDEKLLLEVQSVGIFPELEPDMTQTEDEGIDEEIRKLEEKHHEQVSMKKGLLDRLMRSASIAEEFREKELEQRALDKLVGMAYEKYMNSWGPNATGGKSSSNKMAKQASLAFVKRTLDRCHEFEKTGKSCFSEPLYRDILLSGTGQAEAIAEGGSASRVSASMGSQPSISQFSQNVDNLNVILSDVLQPLNNLTEQTAGREETWSNRVKKRELSLDAVGNNIGTSNAASGMGGSLTSSAKGKRSERDRDGKGHNREVQSRNGTTKSGRPAVSNVKGERKSKTKPKQKTQLSISVNGLLGKPSEQPKPALPSGSKSGEMTTSNNAKDKDEFAMDVMEDPIDLSHLQLPGMDVLGGPDDIDGQGQDLGSWLNIDDDNLQDHDFMGLEIPMDDLSDLNMMV from the exons ATGGCAACTTCTAGCAAGTTTGATCTCTCGTCTGGTAGCCCGGATAGACCATTATACACCAGTGGACAGCGAGGATCCCACATAGCTACTGCATTGGATAGATCTGGTAGCTTTCGTGAAAGCATTGAAAATCCAATTTTATCTTCACTTCCAAACATGTCAAGAAGCACGTCTGCAATAACACAAGGAGATGTAACGAACTTCTTCCAGTGTTTGCGCTTTGATCAAAAGTTGGTTGCTCCAGAGCACAAGTCTAGCAGACAAGGGGACTTGAAAAGATTTGTGAGTGTCGCTCTTAATGTTTCACCTGATGAATCTCCATCTGCTTCAGTAAAAGGAAAGTTGCTACCATCTCCTATTCCGGAGGAAATAAAACGAGTTAAGGCTGGTCTGCGTGAAAGCTCTATTAAGGCCAG GGAACGTGTAAAAACTTTCAATGAATACTTATCTGCGTTCAACAAGGTTTTCCCAAGCGTACCATctaagaagagatcaagaaCAGAAGGCTTTTCTAATGAACGTTCTAGTTCAGTGTTATCGAGTGATCGGTCAGTCCTGGGGACAAATATGGGCAAGATTGGTATTCAGAGTCATACTGTCACTGGTGGTTTCGAACTTGAGCAGCAAAAGTCTGAAGAAAGGACTAAGAACTCTATCCCGAACAAACGCACTCGTACTGCTTTGGTGGATATGAGG ATGGATGTGCGGAGTACTTCTCTTGTGCGGCCATCCGTGATTGTAGACAGGGATAGGGAAATGCTGAGGCTTGCAAGTAGTGGTGCAGTTCAGGGAGaggatcgaaatttatctaataGTGTTGATGGCTGGGAAAAgtcaaaaatgaagaagaagcgtTCTGGGATAAAGCCAGATGCTTCTCCAAGTATGGTATCCAGTAAACCAATTGATGGCTACCGTGAAACTAAACAGGGAATGCAGCAGAGGCCTGTGAATGATGTGCGTTCAAGGTCAAATATTGACTCCCATGGGTTCAG GCCAGGAGTCACTAATGGAGTTGTTGGAGTCGGAAAGTTAGACGGAATCTTGCAACCAACTGGCTTGGGCTTTCGTTCATCCATCCCTAAGACTGAACCAGACAACCCTTCCCTTATCACTGATAAGAGAGATCGCCCTATTGGTACAGATAAGGAAAGGGCGAACCACAGAGCTGTTAATAA GGCAAGTGTCCGTGATGATTTCAATTCAGCGAGTCCTACCTCAAGCACAAAGATGAATGCTTCTGTTCGGGCTCCACGATCAGGCTCAGGTGTGGCACCCAAGTTGTCCCCAGTTGTTAATCGAGCAAATGTTCCTAATGATTGGGAAATTTCTCATTGTACGAACAAGCCCCCTGCTGCCGTTGGAGCTAACAATCGCAAACGCATGTCATCAGCACGATCTTCATCTCCACCTGTTGCTCAATGGGCTGGCCAGAGACCACAAAAGATCTCCCGTACTGCAAGGCGATCAAATTTTGTTCCTATTGTTTCAAGTAATGAGGAAACCACTCCTATGGATAGTCCATCTGATGTTACTGGTAGTGACATTGGGCTGGGATTTACCAAACGCCTGCCTGGAAGTTCTACTCAGCAGGTTAAGTTAAAAGCTGATCCTTTGTCTTCTGCTGCACTATCCGAAAGCGAGGAGTCGGGAGCTGCTGAGATTAAATCCAGAGATAAAGGCAAAAAGACTGATGAGATAGATGAGAAAGTTGGACAGAATGTTCAAAAGGTGTCCACTCTGGTCTTGCCATCAAGAAAGAATAAGCTGGTTACtggggaagaccttggagatgGTGTTCGGAGGCAAGGGAGGACAGGGCGAGGTTTTGGTTCCACAAGGACTCTCATGCCAATGACGGTTGAGAAGGTTGGAAATGTTGGAACAGCAAAACAGCTAAGAAGTTCCAGACTTGGTTTTGACAAGAGTGAAAG CAAGGCAGGCCGACCGCCAACTAGGAGACTCTCTGATCGAAAGCCCTATACACGTCAAAAGCACACAGCAATCAATGCAGCGGCAGATTTTGTCG GTGATGGTCATGAAGAGCTTTTGGCTGCTGCAAATGCTGTTGTTAATTCTG CTCGTTGCTTCTCCAGTACATTTTGGACGCAAATGGAGCCATATTTTAGTTTGCTATCTGATGCCGACATAGCTTTCCTGAAGCAACAG GGCAACATTGAATCTTATGTGACAACTCCAGCTCAAGTTCCTTCTAGTGTAGATGGTAGCACTACTGTTGCTAATGGGCATGAAAGAGTTGAATGTGAACCAAGGAGAGGTGACTTTCGTCCAGAACAATTTGTCCCAGGAACTGGAGATCATGCTGCAATTCCCCTCTGTCAGAGACTCTTAGCAGCGTTGATTGCAGAGGAGGATTCTAGCAGTGTAAATGAAGACGTTACATTTGATTCATATGGAGTTGATTTCGATCTGGATGCAGAGGTGGAATCCAATGGTTTGGATTATCAATCACAAGATAACATTCAGTTTGCTGGGCATACTGCTTTTAATGGTTATAGGATTACTGGGAAACCAGAATATGATGAGCCAGGTGTAGTGGGCATCCCAAACAAAGCAATCAATTCGGACTTTGGTCATTCACGAAATGGTTTCCTTTCAGACCCAGCAGTGATGCCTGGACTGTCCTGTTCAGAATTTCAGTATGGTAACATGTCGTTTGATGAAAAACTTCTCCTGGAGgttcaaagtgttggaatttttCCTGAACTAGAG CCTGATATGACACAGACGGAGGATGAAGGAATTGATGAGGAAATCAGGAAACTAGAGGAGAAGCACCATGAACAG GTCTCCATGAAGAAAGGCTTGCTTGATAGACTGATGAGGTCTGCCTCCATAGCAGAAGAATTCCGAGAAAA GGAGCTTGAACAGCGTGCCCTTGACAAACTTGTTGGAATGGCTTACGAAAAGTATATG AATTCTTGGGGTCCTAATGCTACTGGTGGGAAAAGCTCCAGTAATAAAATGGCCAAGCAAGCTTCCTTAGCATTTGTTAAGCGGACGTTAGACCGATGTCATGAATttgaaaagacagggaaaagcTGTTTCAGTGAACCCTTATATAGGGATATACTTCTTTCTGGCACGGGACAAGCAGAGGCTATTGCAGAGGGTGGTAGTGCCTCCAGAGTTTCCG CTTCCATGGGTTCCCAGCCAAGCATTTCACAGTTTAGTCAGAATGTGGATAATCTTAATGTCATCCTTTCAGATGTGCTTCAACCTTTAAATAACTTAACTGAACAAACTGCTGGTAGAGAAGAGACGTGGTCCAACAGGGTCAAGAAGAGGGAATTATCACTTGATGCCGTAGGGAATAATATTGGAACTTCAAATGCTGCATCGGGTATGGGAGGTTCTTTAACGAGCAGTGCAAAAGGAAAGAGGAGTGAGAGGGATAGAGACGGAAAAGGGCACAACAGGGAGGTGCAGTCTAGAAATGGAACTACAAAAAGTGGTCGGCCAGCGGTATCTAATGTCAAGGGGGAAAGAAAGTCAAAGACGAAGCCTAAGCAGAAAACTCAACTATCTATTTCAGTGAATGGCCTCCTTGGCAAGCCATCAGAGCAACCTAAACCAGCATTGCCATCTGGATCAAAGTCAGGTGAAATGACTACCAGTAACAATGCCAAGGATAAGGATGAGTTTGCCATGGATGTAATGGAGGACCCCATTGACCTGTCTCACCTGCAATTACCGGGAATGGATGTATTGGGTGGCCCTGATGATATTGATGGCCAAGGACAGGATTTGGGTTCGTGGTTGAATATCGATGATGACAATTTACAAGATCATGATTTTATGGGTCTTGAAATTCCAATGGATGACCTCTCAGACTTAAATATGATGGTTTGA